One window from the genome of Rhodococcus sp. ABRD24 encodes:
- a CDS encoding cobyrinate a,c-diamide synthase translates to MVSAPAVVIAAPASGSGKTTVATGLVGALRASGDRVAPFKVGPDYIDPGYHGLAAGRPGRNLDTVLVGADRIGPLFRHGSADCDIAVVEGVMGLFDGKIDPGSAAPSAEGSTAQVAAALGAPVVLVIDARGHSQSLAAVLHGFSTFDAAVRIGGVILNRVGSARHEQVLRQACERVGLPVLGSMPRLAELEVPSRHLGLVPAVEHGEAALAAVAAMTELAAAHLDLDAIRSLARSSVDTPAWDPAVEVGPVAAEARPVIALAGGVAFTFGYAEHRELLEAAGAEVFTFDPLYDELPSGTAGLVLPGGFPEEHAVALSSNAALLHQVRQLAADGAPIHAECAGLLYLARSLDGHPMAGVIEVDARFGMRLTLGYREAVALTDSVLFDAGTRVSGHEFHRTVLATETAGDAGPAWGWRAWDSGATREGFVAGAAGAVHASYLHTHPAGNPAAVRRFVEAARG, encoded by the coding sequence GTGGTGAGTGCTCCTGCGGTGGTGATTGCGGCGCCGGCTTCCGGAAGCGGCAAGACGACCGTCGCGACCGGCCTCGTGGGTGCGCTGCGGGCATCGGGCGACCGGGTCGCGCCGTTCAAAGTGGGACCGGACTACATCGATCCCGGCTACCACGGGCTCGCTGCCGGACGCCCCGGCCGCAACCTCGATACCGTGCTCGTCGGCGCGGACCGCATCGGCCCGCTCTTCCGCCACGGCAGTGCCGACTGCGACATCGCCGTCGTCGAGGGTGTGATGGGCCTGTTCGACGGCAAGATCGATCCGGGTTCGGCAGCACCGTCGGCCGAAGGTTCCACGGCGCAGGTGGCCGCGGCGCTGGGCGCGCCGGTGGTCTTGGTGATCGACGCGCGCGGACACAGCCAGAGCCTGGCGGCTGTACTGCACGGCTTCTCGACGTTCGACGCCGCCGTCCGGATCGGTGGGGTGATCCTCAATCGCGTCGGCAGCGCCCGCCACGAGCAGGTGTTGCGGCAGGCGTGCGAACGGGTGGGCCTGCCGGTTCTCGGGTCGATGCCCCGGCTGGCGGAACTCGAGGTGCCGTCTCGTCATCTCGGGCTGGTGCCGGCGGTGGAACACGGTGAGGCCGCGCTGGCTGCGGTGGCCGCGATGACGGAGCTGGCTGCGGCGCACCTGGACCTCGATGCCATCCGGTCGCTCGCACGCTCATCGGTCGACACGCCCGCCTGGGACCCGGCTGTCGAGGTCGGACCCGTTGCGGCCGAGGCGCGCCCGGTGATCGCCCTTGCCGGTGGTGTTGCATTCACCTTCGGTTACGCCGAGCATCGGGAGCTGCTCGAGGCGGCCGGAGCCGAGGTCTTCACGTTCGATCCGTTGTACGACGAACTACCCTCGGGCACAGCAGGTCTGGTGCTTCCGGGCGGGTTCCCCGAAGAGCATGCGGTGGCACTGTCGTCGAATGCTGCGCTGCTGCACCAGGTACGGCAACTCGCGGCGGACGGTGCGCCGATCCACGCCGAGTGCGCAGGACTGTTGTACCTTGCTCGCAGTCTTGATGGGCATCCGATGGCAGGGGTGATCGAGGTCGACGCCCGGTTCGGCATGCGCTTGACGCTCGGGTACCGGGAGGCCGTCGCGCTTACCGACTCGGTGCTGTTCGACGCCGGCACCCGCGTGAGCGGCCACGAGTTCCACCGTACGGTGCTGGCCACCGAGACCGCCGGCGACGCGGGACCGGCGTGGGGATGGCGCGCCTGGGACTCCGGGGCCACTCGGGAGGGCTTCGTTGCCGGCGCCGCGGGAGCAGTGCACGCGTCTTACCTGCACACCCATCCCGCCGGAAACCCCGCCGCGGTCCGGCGGTTCGTCGAGGCCGCTCGTGGCTGA
- the mqo gene encoding malate dehydrogenase (quinone) — translation MSATLGAILRQLQPDWSITAFERLDAAAAESSDPWNNAGTGHSALCELNYTPAKSDGTVDITKAVNVNEQFQVSRQFWSYAVDNGLLTDPKEFVNPIPHVSFVHGADNVKYLRARYEALARHPLFAGMEYSESEQFFTERLPLMAKGRDFSDPVALNWTEAGTDIDFGALTKQLLNYVASSGGTVHFGHEVRNLTKKSDGSWTVKVENLRTGAKKVVNAKFVFVGAGGGALHLLQKSGIKEAKGFGGFPVSGQFLRCTNPELIDQHRAKVYGKAAVGAPPMSVPHLDTRVIGGKPGLLFGPYAGWSPKFLKQGKITDLPGSVKPNNLMSMLGVGVTELSLTKYLIGELMQSPADRIGTLGEFVPKAVGKDWELITAGQRVQVIRKKGKGGVLEFGTAVVSAADGTIAGLLGASPGASTAVPAMLDVLERCFPREFDAWKPKLTQMVPSLGQKLTDNVDLFNQVWDWSTRSLQLGTDAAPAADRVAESASV, via the coding sequence ATGAGCGCGACGCTCGGCGCGATCCTGCGTCAGTTGCAGCCCGACTGGTCGATCACCGCCTTCGAACGACTCGATGCGGCTGCGGCCGAGAGCTCCGACCCGTGGAACAACGCCGGTACCGGCCACTCCGCACTGTGTGAGCTCAACTACACCCCGGCCAAGTCCGACGGCACCGTCGACATCACCAAGGCTGTCAATGTCAACGAGCAGTTCCAGGTCTCGCGCCAGTTCTGGTCGTACGCGGTCGACAACGGTCTCCTCACCGATCCCAAGGAGTTCGTCAACCCGATCCCGCACGTGAGTTTCGTACACGGGGCCGACAATGTGAAGTACCTGCGCGCGCGCTATGAGGCACTGGCGCGCCATCCCTTGTTCGCCGGCATGGAGTATTCCGAGAGCGAGCAGTTCTTCACCGAGCGTCTACCGCTGATGGCGAAGGGTCGCGACTTCTCCGATCCGGTGGCCCTCAACTGGACAGAGGCCGGTACAGACATCGACTTCGGCGCGCTCACCAAGCAGTTGCTGAACTACGTCGCGTCCTCGGGCGGCACGGTGCATTTCGGTCACGAGGTCCGCAACCTCACCAAGAAGTCCGACGGCAGCTGGACCGTCAAGGTCGAGAATCTGCGCACCGGCGCCAAGAAGGTCGTCAACGCCAAGTTCGTGTTCGTCGGTGCCGGTGGCGGCGCGCTGCACCTGCTGCAGAAGTCGGGCATCAAGGAGGCCAAGGGCTTCGGTGGATTCCCGGTCAGCGGCCAGTTCCTGCGCTGCACCAACCCCGAGCTGATCGATCAGCACCGCGCCAAGGTGTACGGCAAGGCCGCTGTCGGGGCGCCCCCGATGTCGGTGCCGCACCTCGACACCCGCGTCATCGGCGGTAAGCCTGGCCTGCTGTTCGGCCCCTACGCCGGCTGGTCGCCCAAGTTCCTCAAGCAGGGCAAGATCACCGACCTGCCCGGCTCGGTCAAGCCCAACAACCTGATGTCGATGCTCGGCGTCGGCGTCACCGAATTGAGCCTCACCAAGTACCTCATCGGTGAGCTCATGCAGTCGCCCGCCGACCGCATCGGCACCCTCGGTGAGTTCGTGCCGAAGGCCGTCGGCAAGGACTGGGAGCTCATCACCGCCGGGCAGCGAGTCCAGGTGATTCGCAAGAAGGGTAAGGGTGGCGTGCTCGAGTTCGGCACCGCCGTCGTCAGCGCAGCGGACGGCACCATCGCCGGCCTGCTCGGCGCTTCACCCGGTGCGTCCACTGCGGTTCCCGCAATGCTCGACGTCCTGGAACGCTGCTTCCCTCGCGAGTTCGACGCGTGGAAGCCGAAGCTGACGCAGATGGTCCCGTCACTGGGGCAGAAGCTGACCGACAATGTCGACCTGTTCAACCAGGTTTGGGACTGGAGTACGCGTTCGCTGCAGCTCGGTACCGACGCCGCTCCGGCCGCCGACCGGGTAGCCGAGTCCGCGTCCGTGTGA
- the cobA gene encoding uroporphyrinogen-III C-methyltransferase, with translation MSASAGDETSYLVGLNLTDRRVVVVGGGTVAQRRLGLLIASGARVHLVSREVTPAVEGMATAGQITLELRDYADGDLDGAWYAIACTDEPETNAAIVAEAEARRVFCVRADNAREGTAVTPATGVFDGLSIGVLAGGAHRRSAAVRTALLEALQSGAVTDTDETPAPGVALVGGGPGDPDLITVRGRRLLARADVVVADRLAPPELLAELGPHVEVIDAAKIPYGRAMAQEAINTALIEGAKAGKFVVRLKGGDPYVFGRGFEELEACAAAGVPVTVVPGITSAISVPSAAGIPVTHRGVTHEFVVVSGHVAPDHPDSLVDWAALAKLRGTIVLLMAVERIEQFASVLVDGGRPSDTPVTVIQEGTLRTQRVLRADLATVAARVREENIRPPAIVVVGPVAGFSADAR, from the coding sequence GTGTCTGCTTCCGCCGGTGACGAGACCAGCTACCTGGTCGGACTCAACCTGACGGACCGTCGTGTCGTGGTGGTCGGTGGCGGCACCGTCGCACAGCGCCGCCTCGGTCTGCTGATCGCGTCCGGGGCCCGCGTGCATCTCGTCAGCCGCGAGGTCACGCCCGCGGTCGAGGGCATGGCGACCGCCGGGCAGATCACGCTCGAACTGCGCGACTACGCCGACGGCGACCTCGACGGTGCCTGGTACGCCATCGCATGCACCGACGAGCCCGAGACCAACGCCGCGATCGTCGCGGAGGCCGAGGCACGCCGCGTGTTCTGCGTGCGCGCCGACAACGCCCGTGAGGGAACGGCCGTTACCCCAGCGACGGGCGTGTTCGACGGGCTGAGCATCGGCGTCCTCGCCGGAGGCGCACACCGGCGCTCGGCCGCCGTCCGTACCGCATTGCTCGAGGCCCTGCAGTCCGGCGCCGTCACCGACACCGACGAGACGCCCGCGCCCGGCGTCGCGCTCGTCGGGGGCGGACCCGGTGACCCGGACCTCATCACCGTCCGGGGCCGCCGCCTGCTCGCCCGCGCCGACGTCGTCGTCGCCGACCGCCTGGCCCCGCCGGAGTTACTGGCCGAACTCGGCCCGCATGTCGAGGTGATCGACGCCGCGAAGATCCCGTACGGCCGCGCGATGGCGCAGGAGGCGATCAACACAGCGCTCATCGAGGGCGCGAAGGCCGGCAAATTCGTGGTCCGCCTCAAGGGCGGCGATCCGTACGTGTTCGGCCGCGGCTTCGAGGAACTCGAGGCGTGTGCGGCCGCCGGTGTCCCGGTCACCGTCGTCCCCGGCATCACGAGCGCGATCTCCGTGCCGTCCGCGGCGGGTATCCCCGTCACACACCGCGGCGTCACCCACGAGTTCGTGGTCGTGAGCGGTCACGTCGCGCCCGACCACCCGGACTCGCTCGTCGACTGGGCCGCGCTCGCGAAGTTGCGCGGCACCATTGTGTTGCTCATGGCTGTCGAGCGGATCGAGCAGTTCGCGTCCGTCCTCGTCGACGGTGGACGTCCGTCGGACACCCCGGTCACCGTCATCCAGGAGGGCACGTTGCGCACCCAGCGCGTGCTGCGGGCGGACCTGGCGACGGTCGCTGCCCGGGTCAGGGAGGAGAACATCCGTCCGCCCGCGATCGTCGTGGTCGGTCCGGTCGCCGGGTTTTCCGCGGACGCTCGGTAA
- a CDS encoding cobalamin biosynthesis protein has translation MADLGGLCVGVGAGSRVGVADIVSAVLEVCGDEAVAVLATLDRKAGQAPFVDAAAALGARLAGYPPEQLSAVSVPHAAETVYGAVGTPSVAEAAAILASGGGGLTVTKHVTNGVTVAVSRSVSKSVE, from the coding sequence GTGGCTGATCTGGGCGGACTGTGCGTCGGGGTGGGCGCGGGCAGTCGGGTCGGCGTCGCGGACATCGTGAGCGCGGTTCTCGAGGTCTGCGGTGATGAGGCGGTCGCGGTGCTGGCCACGCTCGACAGAAAGGCTGGGCAGGCGCCCTTCGTCGACGCGGCAGCGGCCCTCGGTGCCCGCCTCGCGGGGTATCCACCGGAACAACTCTCCGCGGTGTCGGTGCCGCACGCTGCCGAGACGGTATACGGCGCGGTGGGTACGCCGAGTGTCGCGGAAGCGGCCGCGATCCTCGCGAGCGGCGGGGGAGGGCTCACTGTGACCAAGCACGTCACGAATGGCGTCACGGTCGCGGTGAGCCGTAGTGTTTCGAAATCTGTCGAGTGA
- the cobO gene encoding cob(I)yrinic acid a,c-diamide adenosyltransferase gives MPKGVPENVPADGLTTRQRRNQPVLAVHTGAGKGKSTAAFGMALRAWNQGFDIGVFQFVKSAKWKVGEEAAFRALGDLHESSGAGGAVEWHKMGEGWSWTRKQGSEEDHAAAAAEGWQEIARRLADETHRFYVLDEFTYPLKWGWVDLDEVVEVLQSRPGNQHVVITGRDAPQALIDAADLVTEMTKIKHPMDAGRKGQRGIEW, from the coding sequence ATGCCGAAGGGCGTACCCGAGAACGTGCCGGCCGACGGGCTCACTACCCGGCAGCGCCGCAACCAGCCCGTCCTGGCGGTGCACACTGGCGCCGGCAAGGGCAAGTCGACCGCCGCCTTCGGTATGGCGCTGCGTGCCTGGAACCAGGGCTTCGACATCGGCGTCTTCCAGTTCGTCAAGAGCGCGAAGTGGAAGGTGGGTGAGGAAGCCGCCTTCCGTGCGCTCGGCGACCTGCACGAGAGCAGCGGTGCCGGTGGCGCCGTCGAGTGGCACAAGATGGGCGAGGGGTGGTCCTGGACTCGCAAGCAGGGGTCCGAGGAGGACCATGCGGCGGCAGCCGCCGAGGGTTGGCAGGAGATCGCACGCCGACTCGCGGACGAGACCCATCGCTTCTACGTGCTCGACGAGTTCACCTACCCGCTCAAATGGGGATGGGTGGATCTTGACGAGGTCGTCGAGGTGCTGCAGAGCCGTCCGGGCAATCAGCATGTGGTGATCACCGGGCGTGACGCCCCGCAGGCGCTGATCGACGCCGCCGATCTCGTCACCGAGATGACCAAGATCAAGCACCCGATGGACGCGGGCCGCAAGGGCCAGCGCGGTATCGAGTGGTGA
- the mtr gene encoding mycothione reductase — protein sequence MTHFDLAIIGTGSGNSILDERYDGMKVALLEKSTFGGTCLNVGCIPTKMYVYAAEVARTITGSSKLGIDATLDDVRWHDIVKRVFGRIDPIAAGGERYRAEDCDNVTVFRGHARFVGPRTIDTGTGDVITADQVVIAAGSRPVIPREVLDGGVRFHTNDDIMRLPELPERLVILGSGFVAAEFAHVFSALGVQVSIIGRSERLLRHLDKEVSEWFTELANRKWDVHLGNPMVAARPSGSAGVAGSAGGGIEIELSDGTVVAGDELLVAVGRTPNGDQLDASHGGIAVDESGRVIVDEFQRTTAEGVFALGDVSSPYQLKHVANHEMRVVRENLLRDAWTSTDGLRRSDHRFVPAAVFTDPQIADVGMTEEQAREAGLDITVKVQNYGDVAYGWAMEDDEGFCKVIAERGTGRLLGAHVIGAQAPTVIQPLIQAMSFGLSAQDMAHGQYWIHPALPEVVENALLGLEI from the coding sequence ATGACCCACTTCGATCTGGCGATCATCGGCACCGGATCGGGTAACTCGATTCTCGACGAGCGATACGACGGCATGAAGGTCGCGCTGCTCGAGAAGAGCACGTTCGGCGGCACCTGCCTCAACGTCGGCTGCATCCCCACCAAGATGTACGTGTACGCCGCGGAAGTGGCCCGTACCATCACCGGATCGTCGAAACTCGGCATCGACGCGACGCTCGACGACGTGCGCTGGCATGACATCGTCAAACGCGTATTCGGCCGGATCGACCCGATTGCAGCGGGCGGCGAGCGCTATCGTGCCGAGGACTGCGACAACGTCACCGTCTTCCGCGGTCACGCCCGCTTCGTCGGCCCCCGGACAATCGATACCGGGACCGGCGATGTCATCACTGCCGACCAGGTCGTGATCGCGGCGGGCTCGCGTCCGGTGATCCCACGCGAAGTCCTCGACGGCGGTGTGCGATTCCATACCAACGACGACATCATGCGGCTGCCGGAACTACCCGAACGATTGGTGATCCTCGGCTCGGGTTTCGTAGCCGCCGAGTTCGCGCACGTGTTCTCCGCGCTCGGAGTGCAGGTGTCCATCATCGGCCGTAGCGAACGCCTGCTGCGCCACCTCGACAAGGAGGTCTCGGAATGGTTCACCGAACTGGCGAACCGCAAATGGGATGTGCACCTAGGTAATCCGATGGTCGCGGCCCGACCGTCGGGCTCTGCAGGAGTTGCCGGCTCAGCCGGCGGCGGCATCGAGATCGAACTCTCGGACGGCACCGTCGTTGCCGGTGACGAACTACTCGTCGCGGTCGGACGGACACCCAACGGCGACCAGCTCGACGCGTCGCACGGCGGCATCGCCGTAGACGAGTCCGGACGCGTCATCGTCGACGAATTCCAGCGCACCACGGCGGAGGGTGTGTTCGCACTCGGCGACGTGTCGTCGCCGTACCAGCTCAAGCACGTTGCGAACCACGAGATGCGGGTGGTGCGAGAGAACCTGTTGCGAGACGCGTGGACGTCCACCGACGGCCTACGGCGCAGTGATCACCGCTTCGTGCCGGCCGCAGTGTTCACCGACCCGCAGATCGCGGATGTCGGTATGACGGAGGAGCAGGCCCGCGAGGCAGGCCTGGACATCACGGTCAAGGTGCAGAACTACGGCGACGTCGCATACGGGTGGGCGATGGAGGACGACGAGGGGTTCTGCAAGGTGATCGCCGAGCGCGGCACTGGCCGCCTGCTGGGTGCACACGTCATCGGCGCGCAGGCGCCGACGGTGATCCAGCCGCTGATCCAGGCGATGAGTTTCGGGTTGTCTGCGCAGGACATGGCGCACGGGCAGTACTGGATTCACCCCGCGCTGCCCGAGGTGGTCGAGAACGCGCTACTCGGTCTGGAGATCTGA
- a CDS encoding alpha/beta hydrolase, translating into MTTWAPDVLGDGYQQLTIPLGTDPDGEGELEATLVRYQPASTSTSRAVLYVHGFTDYFFQQHLAEHFAAQGYAFFALDLRKCGRSLRPGQTPHFVTDLRAYDVELNAALQLVREQIGTGGDVLLVAHSTGGLIVPLWLDRLQRRPQGTAGAGVAGLVLNSPWFDLQGPALLRSAGTTAAIDALGRLSGKTPVPGQKLDTYGSSLHVSSNGEWHYNLDWKPLSGFPVTFGWLRAVRRGHAQLHRGLDIGVPSLILRSKSTVFASRYNPTVDGADAVLDVDQIAKWAGCLGNRTTIVPIEGARHDVFLSTEKPLATAFAELDLWLTWLDAHTTTARRTGAGA; encoded by the coding sequence GTGACTACTTGGGCCCCCGACGTTCTCGGCGACGGATACCAGCAGCTGACCATCCCGCTCGGGACCGACCCTGACGGCGAGGGCGAGCTCGAGGCCACGCTGGTCCGCTACCAGCCGGCGTCGACGTCCACGAGCCGCGCCGTGCTGTACGTCCACGGGTTCACCGACTACTTCTTCCAGCAACACCTAGCCGAGCACTTCGCCGCGCAGGGATATGCATTCTTCGCGCTTGACCTGCGCAAATGCGGCCGTTCGCTGCGACCGGGGCAGACGCCGCACTTCGTGACCGACCTTCGGGCGTACGACGTCGAGCTGAACGCGGCGCTGCAGCTGGTGCGCGAGCAGATCGGTACCGGCGGCGATGTGCTGCTGGTCGCCCACTCCACCGGCGGGCTCATCGTGCCGTTGTGGCTCGACCGGCTCCAACGCCGGCCGCAGGGTACCGCCGGGGCCGGTGTGGCGGGCCTGGTCCTCAACAGTCCGTGGTTCGACCTGCAGGGTCCGGCACTGCTGCGCAGCGCGGGCACGACTGCCGCGATCGACGCGCTCGGACGGCTGTCGGGAAAGACGCCCGTCCCCGGACAGAAGCTCGACACGTACGGCTCGAGCCTGCATGTGAGCTCCAACGGCGAGTGGCATTACAACCTGGACTGGAAGCCGCTGAGCGGGTTCCCGGTGACGTTCGGCTGGCTGCGCGCGGTCAGACGCGGTCATGCGCAGCTGCACCGCGGGCTCGACATCGGGGTGCCGTCACTGATCCTGCGTTCGAAGTCGACGGTGTTCGCATCCCGCTACAACCCCACCGTCGACGGCGCCGACGCCGTCCTCGACGTCGACCAGATCGCGAAGTGGGCCGGCTGCCTCGGCAACCGCACCACGATTGTGCCGATCGAGGGCGCCCGCCATGACGTGTTCCTGTCCACCGAGAAGCCGCTGGCAACGGCGTTCGCCGAACTAGACCTGTGGTTGACATGGCTCGACGCCCACACCACGACAGCACGCAGAACGGGAGCCGGCGCATGA
- a CDS encoding magnesium chelatase subunit D family protein: protein MRHNHDLAAHEPAGFPFSAIVGQDRLRLALILCAVHPGIGGVLVRGEKGTAKSTVVRALTALLPEVAVGRRARLVELPVGATEDRVVGSLDLEKVLRDGERAFQPGLLAEAHQGVLYVDEVNLLHDHLVDVLLDASAMGRVHIERDGVSHSHPARFVLVGTMNPEEGELRPQLLDRFGLAVDVAASRDVDVRMQVVRRRLDYERDPDTFAARYAEQDAELARQISAARDAVAAVELSDTELRRIASLCASFDVEGMRADLVLARTATAHAAWRGADAVTEEDVRVAAELTLPHRRRRDPFDEPGLDEQQLDDALEQADADARAHDEPEPDPDPDGPGAGEAPPEYPSGESKNESPEQGSSGSGPEGERRVGAPGPQFRTRMLEIPGVGDGSPGRRSRSRSTRGRSVRTTTEPGHGLHLVGTLFAAAEHQVTRGRTNGPILLAANDVRGSLREGREGNLVLFVVDASGSMAARDRLSAVTGAIVSLLRDAYQRRDKVAVITVRGTGAELVLPPTSSVEVAVRRLRAMKTGGRTPLAEGFLRAREVVLRERVRDPKRRALVVALTDGRATGSKDALPRAKRAAAMLAAASVASIVVDCETGMVRLGLAAELARDLRGGHVRLTELSAQQVAGVVRAAA, encoded by the coding sequence TTGCGTCACAACCATGACCTGGCCGCTCACGAGCCTGCCGGATTTCCGTTCAGTGCGATCGTCGGTCAGGATCGGCTGCGCCTGGCCCTGATCCTGTGCGCAGTCCACCCTGGCATCGGCGGTGTGCTGGTGCGCGGCGAGAAGGGCACCGCGAAGTCCACCGTCGTGCGCGCACTCACCGCTCTGCTACCCGAGGTAGCGGTGGGCCGTCGCGCCCGCCTCGTGGAACTGCCTGTCGGCGCAACCGAGGACCGCGTCGTCGGCTCCCTCGACCTCGAGAAGGTACTGCGCGACGGCGAGCGGGCCTTTCAGCCCGGGCTGCTCGCCGAGGCCCATCAGGGTGTGTTGTACGTGGACGAGGTCAACCTCCTGCACGACCACCTGGTGGACGTCCTGCTCGACGCCTCCGCCATGGGCCGCGTCCATATCGAACGCGACGGCGTCTCGCACTCCCATCCGGCCCGGTTCGTCCTGGTCGGGACCATGAATCCGGAGGAAGGCGAGCTACGTCCGCAGCTGTTGGACCGTTTCGGTCTCGCGGTCGACGTTGCCGCCTCCCGAGACGTCGACGTCCGTATGCAGGTGGTACGTCGGCGCCTCGATTACGAGCGCGATCCCGACACGTTTGCCGCTCGCTATGCCGAGCAGGACGCCGAATTGGCCCGCCAGATCTCCGCGGCCCGCGACGCCGTCGCCGCGGTGGAACTGTCGGACACGGAACTGCGCCGGATCGCCTCGCTGTGCGCGTCCTTCGATGTCGAGGGGATGCGAGCCGATCTGGTCCTGGCCCGTACCGCGACCGCGCACGCGGCGTGGCGCGGCGCCGACGCGGTCACCGAGGAGGATGTCCGGGTTGCCGCGGAATTGACCTTGCCGCACCGTCGTCGGCGTGACCCCTTCGACGAGCCTGGTCTCGACGAGCAGCAACTCGATGATGCATTGGAGCAGGCCGATGCCGACGCGCGGGCACACGACGAGCCCGAGCCCGACCCTGACCCCGACGGCCCCGGCGCCGGTGAGGCGCCTCCGGAGTATCCGTCCGGTGAGTCGAAGAACGAATCGCCCGAACAGGGTTCGTCCGGTTCGGGTCCGGAGGGCGAGCGCCGTGTCGGTGCACCCGGGCCGCAGTTCCGGACCCGCATGCTGGAGATCCCCGGCGTCGGCGACGGCAGCCCCGGCCGCCGCTCGCGGTCCCGCTCGACGCGCGGCCGGTCCGTGCGGACGACGACGGAGCCCGGCCACGGGCTGCACCTGGTCGGCACCCTGTTCGCGGCCGCGGAACACCAGGTCACCCGTGGCCGGACCAATGGTCCGATACTGCTGGCGGCCAACGATGTTCGCGGTTCACTCCGAGAGGGGCGTGAGGGCAACCTGGTTCTGTTCGTCGTCGACGCATCCGGTTCGATGGCCGCCCGCGACCGGCTGTCGGCGGTCACCGGCGCGATCGTGTCGTTGCTGCGGGATGCGTATCAGCGCCGCGACAAGGTCGCGGTGATCACCGTCCGCGGGACGGGCGCCGAACTGGTGCTGCCGCCGACGTCGTCGGTGGAGGTCGCGGTGCGCCGCCTGCGGGCCATGAAGACCGGTGGCCGGACCCCGCTCGCCGAGGGCTTTCTGCGGGCTCGTGAGGTGGTGCTGCGTGAACGCGTCCGCGATCCCAAGCGCCGCGCGCTGGTGGTGGCCCTCACCGACGGCCGCGCCACCGGTAGCAAGGATGCCCTGCCGCGCGCCAAGCGTGCCGCTGCGATGCTCGCCGCTGCGTCCGTCGCGTCGATCGTCGTGGACTGCGAGACCGGCATGGTCCGCCTCGGCCTGGCTGCGGAACTGGCGCGGGACCTGCGCGGCGGTCACGTCCGCCTCACGGAACTGTCGGCGCAGCAGGTCGCCGGCGTCGTTCGCGCCGCTGCCTGA
- a CDS encoding DHA2 family efflux MFS transporter permease subunit produces the protein MQLMMVLDGTVASLALAKIQEDLGLSDSGRNWVITSYALTYGGLMLLGGRLGDSFGRKRVFTGGVALFTITSLLCGLAVNEATLVVARALQGVGAAIASPTALALVATTFAPGPVRNQAVAIFAAMTGVGSVAGLIIGGALTELSWRWIFLINVPIGLVILVFAFRALEETGAERLKLDVPGAILATLGCAAVVFGFTEGPEMGWGSPLVLAGLIGGLALLGAFLAVERRAENPLLPFSLFRNRSRVATFIALALVGMVMFSLAPFVALFVQDILGYTPLRAGLAFVPFAFGLGAAAFVASKLAVKVQARWLVVTGMVITFVGLLYGSTLDASATYVGNLFLLVVGVGFGVGLAVVPLPLCAIAGVGPHEIGPLAAIAQVAQTLFGPVGLAIVGAMATSKTLSLGGISGVAKDMTPDQLSALSEGYMFALLGCAIFALLAALTALFIRFSPGQVAQAQAAEKAAQEA, from the coding sequence ATGCAGCTGATGATGGTGCTCGACGGAACCGTCGCCTCGCTCGCGCTCGCCAAGATTCAGGAAGACCTGGGGCTCAGTGATTCCGGGCGCAACTGGGTGATCACGTCGTATGCCCTCACCTACGGTGGCCTGATGCTGCTGGGCGGCAGACTGGGCGACTCGTTCGGGCGTAAGCGCGTCTTCACCGGCGGCGTGGCGCTCTTCACGATCACGTCGTTGCTGTGCGGGTTGGCGGTCAACGAGGCCACGCTCGTGGTGGCCCGGGCGTTACAGGGTGTGGGCGCGGCGATCGCCTCACCGACCGCGCTCGCGCTCGTTGCGACCACATTCGCGCCCGGTCCGGTGCGGAACCAGGCCGTGGCGATCTTCGCGGCCATGACGGGTGTCGGCTCGGTGGCCGGTCTGATCATCGGTGGCGCACTCACCGAGTTGTCGTGGCGGTGGATCTTCCTGATCAACGTGCCGATCGGCCTGGTGATCCTGGTGTTCGCATTCCGCGCACTCGAGGAGACCGGAGCCGAGCGGCTCAAGCTGGACGTGCCTGGAGCCATCCTCGCAACCCTGGGCTGTGCCGCCGTCGTATTCGGTTTCACCGAGGGCCCGGAGATGGGTTGGGGCAGCCCCCTCGTGCTCGCAGGGTTGATCGGCGGGTTGGCACTGCTGGGCGCGTTCCTCGCGGTCGAGCGCCGCGCTGAGAACCCGCTACTGCCGTTTTCGCTGTTCCGCAATCGCAGCCGGGTCGCGACGTTCATCGCCCTCGCCCTCGTCGGCATGGTGATGTTCTCGCTGGCGCCGTTCGTCGCGCTGTTCGTTCAGGACATCCTCGGCTACACGCCGTTGCGCGCGGGCCTCGCTTTCGTGCCGTTCGCGTTCGGCCTCGGTGCCGCGGCCTTCGTCGCCTCCAAGCTCGCGGTGAAGGTCCAGGCCCGGTGGCTCGTCGTGACAGGCATGGTCATCACCTTTGTCGGCCTGCTGTACGGCTCCACGCTCGACGCTTCCGCGACGTACGTCGGGAACCTGTTCCTGCTCGTAGTCGGTGTCGGCTTCGGTGTCGGCCTCGCCGTGGTGCCGCTGCCGCTGTGTGCGATCGCCGGCGTCGGGCCGCACGAGATAGGTCCGCTGGCCGCGATCGCGCAGGTGGCACAGACGCTGTTCGGGCCGGTGGGGCTCGCGATCGTCGGTGCGATGGCCACGTCGAAGACGCTGTCGCTCGGCGGAATCTCGGGCGTGGCCAAGGACATGACGCCGGACCAGTTGTCCGCGCTCAGCGAGGGCTACATGTTCGCTCTCCTGGGTTGCGCGATCTTCGCGCTCCTGGCGGCGCTGACCGCGCTGTTCATCCGGTTCTCGCCCGGGCAGGTGGCACAGGCCCAGGCCGCGGAGAAGGCGGCGCAGGAGGCATAG